The window atcacattctctttgatccagtgcCATTAGcttccctgctgttccttgaacaagccATCTCTCGGCCCTGGGCATTTTCAatggctattccccatgcctgcaatgccctccctcctcatctctgcctctgttggttatttccaatttattccgtataaaacttgtttgtacacagtcGTTTGCACGAGGACTCTCCCAAtggactgtgagcttcttgagagtctATTGCACTACTTTGTATagctagcacttagcatagtgactggtacacagcaggcaatcaaaaatgcttactgactgactttgTTTACTATTTTTACACACCCACCATTTAGTACAATGCATAGAATATATTAATACATACATGCTCACTAGATgatctttctgttctctttttagccttgaatttaaatatttttaacagtTGTCTTCACTCTGCCAACAAGCATGAGAAAATTTTGCTTACTCTTTTCTTGATAACTGAGAATGAAATATGACAAGAGAAGGCTCATTCTAAGATAATATCTAgaaatgaagtaaaaaacaaaatgcattaatAAAAAATTCTAACAAAATTCCACATAGGAAGAATTAAAGTATAGATTTCCAGTATTTTCAGAGGGAACAAATCCAAGAGAGGAGCCAATAATTTACAGCCTCCAATATTTATATTCAAATTCACAAAAATATAGGTAACCAACCAGGGAGCTGTCATTCTGAATCTGATTCAGATCAATAAAGAAGAGTTGTATAATGGGAACTTTGGAGGAAAGTCACCACTCAATCCTATAATTtgttctcaaaaaagaaaaccaggttAAGATCCCTACCCTATAGTTCAGCAAAAACAGAAGACAAGAATTTTACAGCAATCTGTAGAAAAGTTTTCAACAGTGAACAAATGGATTAAAGCCCtatagaggagggggcagctaagtagtgcagtggataaagcactggccctggattcaggaagccttgagttcaaattcgacctcagacacttggcacttactagctatgtaacacagggcaagtcattgcccctccaaaacgaacaaacaaaaccctataGAGGAAATGAGTACAAGTGGGATGGaaagctctcaagaatgaaaatACTGAAAGCACAAACCTAACTAGTTTGagtgagaaaaaaaagggaactggCTAAAGAGACCCATTTGGAGCTACTTAGATTTTTAAAGCTTTATACAGAAGGTCACAAAGCATGGCCACATAACTGAGGATGAGTATAAAAGCCAGGCACAAACTAGTAAGATTAGTATCCGAGGCACTAAGGTTCAGAATGAACAGAAGCTAGTGAGGAAAGCTGTGGGTGACAATAAGAAAATGTTTAGATAAACTAATGAGGAAGAATAAAGAAGGTTCAATATGAACATCAGAGAAAGGACATGGGACAGTAAAGGACAAAGGGATCAAGAGACCTTACTCAACTCTTTTAATGCTTTTTCCCCCTATGCCAAGAATGGACATTGGATTAGAAagggcaaaaaaacccaaaaaaccaagcAAATAAGAGTTGACCCTAAGATAAGTAAGAGAGCTCCTAAATTTGGTAAATTTAAGTACCCAGGCTCTGAGTGATTTAAATCTAGGATAATACTAAAAGAATCGACAAGATTGAGAAGTGTGGCTTGGATAAAAAAGTGGATTAAGAATAGGTtaaatgggggacagctaggtggtgcagtggatagagcaccggccctggagtcaggagtacctgagttcaaatctggcctcagacacttaacacttactagctgtgtgaccctgggcaagtcacttaaccccaactgcctcacttaaaaaaaaaaaataggttaaatAATTTTATCATGATGTGATAGGACCAGGGTTCCCTGGTTTCCTGACAGGTTTTCCCTAAAAGCTAACAAAATTGTTCCAGTGACCTGGTTGACATCGTTCTCCCCTGACAgagcttcctggtcacctaagaGCATAAAAAGATCCTACCCAGAATGAATTTGGGGCCCTTCAGACTTGATGCATATCAAAAGGGTGAGCAAATCACCACACCATGCCAAGCTAACCCAACACATTTCCACTTGAGGGTGGAGGTGGGTCTGAGATGAGGGAGGATGTCTCTAGAATCTAAGTGTCACTGCCTCTTTGCTGTATAACCTTGCTGTCTGGGCTAAGGAAACCTCCTTTTGTAAACTGTTCAGTGACTTATGAGTGCTTCATTTCATCCCCAAACTGAACCTGAACTAAGAGGGTGGTAGCATTAGGCCTGTCCCAACACATGGGCATAGtgaatttaggtttgatgtcaacTTAGATGAAGATTTCTAGAGGTGGACCCAGGAATCTGGCCTTGGCCCAGTGCTTTTCAACACTTTTTTCAATGACTCAATGAAGGCAAAGATGGTAGatttatcaaatttacagataaATTACAAAGCTGCAAATGATGGAACATTTGGCTCTAACTAGTTAGAATGTTAGGAAAGATCTAATAAAATGAcctttaataggaataaatatcaACTTGTACATTTAAGGTTcattcaaaaaaatcaactttccaAGTACAAGATTTGAGAGATGTGGGCTTCTAGCAGTTTATCTGCTCTAAATAAGGCTATCAAAAGTCATATCCCCTAATAAATACGGCACATGAGTATGTTACATATTTGGGCAGCCAATCTCAAAGTTCTTACCTTTGACCTATACATTTTGGTCAATTTTAGCCTTCGAAGAAGCTCTTCCTTCTCTTGAATTTGCTTCAACaatttcatcttttcttcaaGCAATCCTTGCTTGCCAGCATTATATCCTTCTGAAACCATCTGGGGGAGATTATCTGGCATAGTATTTATGACGAGGGGCTTGCTTCTATCATCGACATCCTTTAAGCAGTCTTTCAAAGACAGATCTTCTTCAGAggatttttccatgtttttacAGTTTTCCAGAGACTCAGAACAGCTTTCACCAGTGGAAGATGTTGCTTCCTTTGAAGTGGTGGAGTTATTTTCAGTATCTACTTTAAGACGTTTAGCCACAGCATGACAGGAATTAAATGAACTTCTTGTTTTCTTTAATCGTTCTCTAAGTGTTGCACTCATCAGCTACAGAAGAAACCAAAACTaacattaaaactttaaaaaacataaataaagcaGCCACTCAAACAATATCATACTTATGTGGCAAATATCACTAGATGCCAGATGCATTGTCTTTATACACCCTACTGCAGCAATCCCTAttaatccagagaaagaaaccttAAAATCTACATTATGGGAGGTCACACTGTCTCGCATCAGAAGGTTACAGAGTAAGACGTAAAAGTGAAAATGTAGTTCCCTTTTTGGTGATTCACAAAACTGATTCAAGAAAGCATTCAaaaccgggcagctaggtggcgcagtggagagagcaccagccctggagtcaggagtacctgacttcaaatctggcctcagacacttaacacttactagctgtgtgaccctgggctagtcacttaaccccaattgcctcaccaaaaaaaaaaaaaaaagcattcaaaaAAGGTCAAAttctctcatctgaaaaaaataatcacagaatCCAAGTTGATAGGGACTCTAGTAAATCAACATATAACCCTAGTAGTAGTTCAACATATGACACAGAAGTAACTCTGTGATAACACCAAAAGAAGTTATCCAGTTTCCAAAAAATAACAACTGGTAATTTTTAGTTAAGTATGATAAGCAgtatggtgttttgtttttgcttttggtgaggcaattggggttaagtgacttgcccagggtcacacagtaagtatcaagtgtctgaggccggatttgaactcaggtccttctgaatccagggctggggctctatccactgtgccacctagctgccccaagcagtaTGTTTAAGAAAGGTATCATGCTATTATAAGAAAAGCACTAGGTCTGAATCATGTTTATTGCCTTGGGCAATattgaccttgggtaaatccttTAACTTCTAAAAGCTGAAGTTTCTcctgtaaaataagagttggatcaaatgatttctaaaatctcttctaactttaaatcctatgatctacTTTATACTTTATGCTATGTAACAGAAACTTTTAGTGATCCATTCAATGGATGTATTTTGCTTTAATATAGTGAAGTGCTGGACATGCAGTAATGAGAAACCCCAGTTCAAATTTAGCTGCATTACCAAGGGTAAATcaataaatttccttttaaaatggagataacacttCTACTCCAGTAAagttaaagcactttgcaaatcttaaaacgcTGTATCTAGTCTTAAAACGCCATATATAGAATCTtaaatttatgtgtatatatataaaatcttatatataaaactgtatgtttgtatgtatatatgtacaagagAGATACTATTCTCTCCTCGTTCTCCTTCTACCCAtcactgttccttctcagtcccCTTTACTGACTCCTCACTCATCTAAGTCATGCCTCTAGCTGTATTTGTCCTACAAGTTTCCTTCCATCCtggacttttttctctttcatactGCTCCCACTaggttatctcatctgatcccattgatttaatttaatttaatctctatcctgatgattctcaaatctacccatcctgacccaatctctctgctgatctTTCATCTCATCTGCCTTTCAGAAATCTTGACCTGAATGTCCAGTAGAACtcttaaatttaacatgtcctcctcctccctctaacTTTTCTATTACTGCAGAGGTCAATGTCACCCTACCAGCCCTTCAGGTTAGCAACCTGAGTGCTATCCTTGATACctcatccccgccccccccccccatctaatcTGTTGCCACGGTGGTGATTTCACCTTCAAAATACCTCTCAGATCCAATACCTTCTCTCCTTCgacactgctaccactctagTGCAGACCTAAACGATTCCCATGGCCTGCTGGTAGGtccccccactccaatccatcctccacttagtcaccaaagtgattttcctaaagtgcaggtctgatcatataTCACCCCCCTACTgaatgaactccagtggctccctattgaatCTAGGATCAAACATCAAATCCTCTTgaggcattcaaagcccttctaaACCTAGTCCTCTCCTACCTTACTCCCCACCACATTATTTTTCATCCAAACACTGGGCTTCCTGGCTATTCCACGATCAAGATGCTCTGAGtactttctctggctgttccaCATACCTAAAATGCTCTCCCTCATTATCTCCTTAAGTCCatactaaaatcccattttctacaggaagacattaattctagtgccttccctctgctaattatttcctatttagtcTGAATGAAACTTGCTTGCACATATGTTtgattgtttctcccattagattgtgctctccttgaaggcaggaactgtcttttacctctttttgtatctcaggccttagcacagtgcctagcacctaAATGGGTCTTAATTTTTGTTAACtgactaaacacacacacatcaatcataatttttttttaagtgaggcaattggggccaagtgacttgcccagggtcacacagctagtaagtgttaagtgtctgaggccggatttgaactcaggtcctcctgactccagggccggtgctctatccactgcaccacctagctgcccccatcagtcaTAATTATtaagcacagagtaggtgctttttACTGAACTGAAAGGATTTCACTACCTACAGAGAAGATGAAGATTTGGCATCTTAAGACTAtacatatagttttttttaaagatttgcaaagtgctttaactCTCCTGGAATAGAACGTATGCTCCTTGACTCAATGGATCACCAAAAGTTTATTACATAGCATaggtagaagagactttagaaatcatttggtccaactcttattttatagaaggagAGAAAGTTCAGCTCCAAGAAGTTAAAGATTTGCCTAGGTGGGCGGGGAAGATGAGTATtttgccaagtactatgctaaagCGCTCTGAAAAGGAGGTGCTGCTGttatccccttttacagttgaagaaattgagtcaaatagaggttaagtgacttgcccagggtctctaagctacttaagtgtctgaggctgggtttgaactcaagtcttccggATTCTGGGCCAACCCCTCTaaccactggaccacctagctgcctcctatctctaaagagtttataatctaaaagagggtgggggagggagggaagattatTCTAAATAACACAGGAAAAAGTATAACTGCAAAGGAATGGCCCTTGAAAAACGCCTGAAAAAATCAGATCAGGGGCGGGGGACCCTCAAGATTCCTCTATGAACTAAGTCCTCCTGGAGAATATGTCAAGCGTCGGTTCTTGAAGGGGATTTTTCCAAGCCTAGGAAAGGCCAGACCCTTGGCGTAAACAAGGAAGCACCGGCccagagggcctgaattcaaatccaacctccgatGCTcaatacctgtgtgatcttgggcaagtcacttaccctccaaTGAGCCCGTTTCCTTCTTAACTAGTCACTTCTGGATGCGACCTTAACAGGGGGAGCAGCATAGGACCGGGAAGGTGGACGGACTAGAGCCCACAGGCGAAGAGCCTTGAACGCCGAGACTAGGCATTCGAGGAGCCGGCTTAGGTTGGGAGGATCTTTAGGACCTCTAAGGCCTGGCCCGGGCCTCGGGTCGGGCCGGCATTAAGTCTACGGACGGTTTTCCTACCTGTTTGGCTGAACGGGGATTCTGGGAGAGTTTTACAGTCTCACAGGCCTTGGGAGGTGCGGGTAAGGAGGGAGCTTTAGGGGACTCCGTCTCCATCTTGGAAATGGGTCGTTTACTCTGGAGACAAAACAGAAACGCGCTCGATTATGTGGCTGGAAACGAATGGTAACAAGAGGCACAAAGGCGCCCGCTCTCGGCCGTCACTACCAATGAGCGCTATCACTACCAGCGCCTCCCGGGGGCAGGGGCCAAGACAAGAAGCCTTCCCGGGGGACGGGGTGAGGCTTCGGGAACCCCTGGGTTTGGGGGTTGCGTCCCCAGCCTCCGACCCCGGGGAAAGCGGGACTCGGACCCCGGCTCGGGGAGGGGGCTGCGCTCTCCCCACTCGGACCTGGGACCGCACCTAAGGCGGCAGTTCCGCGGGACCCGAGAAGAAGAACGCGACCTGCCCCGCCCACCTCCTCCCGCCGGGACTCGAGAGCGAGCGGGCGGGCTCATTGTACGCACGCGCACTAGGGAGGCGAGGACACTCCCTCGGCATCCACGCCCCGGCTCCTCCCGGCGTGGCGGGAACCAGGACCAAACTCGGAAGAAGACGCCATTGGTCCGTTGGGCGGAAAAGGCGGGGCAAGACGGGGCGTGGCAGGAGCGTGTTTTTGTTGGCTTCCTGGCTAGAGGTGCTAGAATCCGATAGCCGAGATTGAGGGAGCGGAGGATCTTTCCTTGGCCCATCTGCACCCCCTTCCACGCCCCTAGGGCTGGCCACCCCGTTAAGGGAGAGCCACCCACAGACGTCGAGGCCCCGTAGCATTGCAAATGCTCCCCCAAAGCTGCGTCCACCCTATGTCAAATCATCCACTGGACTCAGAGACCATCTTCCGGCGCAGAACGGATGGAGGTCATCTCTGCCAACCGCCCaattacagacaaggaaaccgaggcaccgAGCGATCTCCCCAACGTCCTAGAGGCCTTTAACATccgagcaggatttgaacctagaaccTCAGCCTTCAGAGCAAAGCTGTTCAAACTGTGGGtcgcgaccccatttggggaccCGGAGCTGAATGTGGGGTCGCGAAAAATgtgtcagtaaatgtttgatttgtgcCCCTATTTCGTATACCTACATACCCGATGTCACGAGGATCAAGTTTCAGCCTTGCTCTGTCTAGTTCACGGAACCTCCGTATTTTTTCCTGGAAGGCCCCTCGCCTTCAGCCATCCTCCATGCTTCCTTCTCCCAGGCCCCCCACAgcctatccccttctctcctcccttggtCGTTCTGGTGACGTGGACTCCCCTCTGCCATCCCTTCTTCGAGCAAAACCCAAAGGGAATTTACCAAATTTCTGAGATCTCGTTGCGCTTCCTCCTCCATAGACTCCCGGGGCTTCCTAGTGCTTTTAGGATTAAAtctaaactcctttgtttggtatTTATTTGCCTTGGGAAGTGGagagctaggcggtgcagtgggtagagcaccaggcctggtggCAGGAAgagctgaggtcaaatttggcctgggcaagtgacttaacccctatttgcctcagtttcctcatctgtaaaatgagcgggagacaggtatctttaccaaaaaaatccAGTGGACAAAAGttcatggggtcatgtagagtcataCGGGGTTGAACAAGTGGGGGTGCAGTGAGAAGAGAAAGGTTTTCTCACCACCCCACCCCTTGACCAGAATGATGTTGCTAACCTCCCCAAAGGTCAGAAAATTTGGATTTCTGGGTATCCTCCAGCATCCTTGGACCAGCAAGGCCTAGTGGTCTATCCTGCCTGCCCCAGGATCTGGGCATACTCAGCTCCAGGACTCTGCTAGGGGAGCAGGAGAAAGCTGCATCATGTGTAAACTGCACAAGTGAATTTGTCAATGAATATACTATCTCAGCTTGCCTGAGCtccccaattatccaggtaattGAGAAGAGCTGGATGAGGCCTGGCTGTATgacataccaacaatcctttgtggtGACCAAGAGTAAACCCAGCTGGACCTGCAGAAAATCAGCTCTCAAGCCAATTAAGCTCATGCCAGCTTTGAAGCAAACCCTGAATCATTTGATGATTTATGGGCATTCAAGATACATCCTTATCTTCAGAGACTCCCCCGTTTATGGGGCTCTTAGACACACCTTGTTACAGTTTTGGGAGACATTCCCCTTGTCTTATTGTCTATGCTCAAACCTTGAGTGGTCAGGATTGCTTATCACCAAGAATGTCTTTTAATTTATGTATCAAAACCCCACAGCTCTGACACCTGGAATTCCTAATCCACTCCCACCCATTTCCTagatctctccctccccttgggAATGGGGCCCTCTGCTCCATTCCTTCCTGGGATCAGCCTAATTCTAGACTTTCCCTagttaataaaaataatctaatttCACAGGCATAGTCttcctctgcttttcttctctttaggaAAAAGGGAAATTTGGATCTCAAGAATTGGCCCTTGTGTTCTCTGGGTATCTTCCCCCTTTGGGGGAAAGATCTAAATTCCCTAGAGAgagtgtctgcctcagtttacaaaAGGGAGCTTCATGAGGACcatacaaaaggagaaaaaaaattgcagaaaCCAGATCCTGGGAATTACCCCTTTGCCACACATAATCTCTAAACTGAGCCCATTTTTCCCTAGACTTATGTACTTGTGAAAGAGGGCACAGTACTCCCAGTTGGAGGATGGAGAGGAAGATATTTTGCACTAGCTAGTCTCAGTATACTAATTTAATAAATCTGGCTGGCTAATTGATAGCAACTGATGATCAGTGAGGTAGAACACAATAATGGGGGATCCTGAGCAACAGCATTAGAAATAATCCTGCAGTCACTCAGCTTTATCCCTAAAACCCTGAGGGTAGACGTAGTCAGCCACCCTCTGGGGGTTCTCAGGTTCCAAGAGGAAATAGGGGTTTGAGATAGTAGATACAGAGGCTTCACACACAGAATCATAGCTGTTCTAATACTCACTTTAATAGGTATGgaagatttggacccaggtcttctgattacaAATTCTTAACTATTAATACAATAAACTGTAATAAACTATTCAACTACCCcccccagtgttttttttttaattagaaaggaGTTCCATTGGTAAAGATAAGATAAATTCAGTTACAGTTATGGGTTTGAGTTGATAACCAGCAACACATTGAAGTAATTCAGGCATTAAGAGATAAGGGAccaaaatttagaaaatattgaTTTGAGAGTCATCATAGTCTGTGTAGAGCTGATAGTGCAAGCTCACTGAAGGAATAAAGCTATCCAGAGAAAGGCCTTGTGGGACATGCAGAGAGGAAGCATTCAGCAAAGGCAACAGAATCAGTGTAAAGGAGATGATGGATATGAGAACAatctgcaaataataataataataataataataataataataataatgcaatacTACATAtagcatataatttttattaagtaTGGAGAAAAACCCAGAGAACAAGATGTAGCACCTTTTCTGCTGATCACTCTCCCCTCACAGACCATAATCACAGGCCTCAGGACTGTTCTGAAAATAGAGATCAATGAAATTTTTAGCAGCTTTCTCTTCCATAAGCAGGGCTGTTACTGTAGCATCCTTCTTCATGGCTGCTATCCAGAGCTTAAGTTTCGAAGTGTGGTCCACACAGCTGAGAAaagatttcaaaacaaaacaaaacaaggtgtTACTTGCCTGAAATAGGAAGGCACCACAAAATTTCCCATTTATTAATGTTTTTACTTTGCAGTTTCATTTGTATTTTCCAttataaccttttaaaaatacttcctcACCCTAAACAAAATCCATGGCCACCTTGGCCAGTACTGAGAAATGTGAGGGGAGCAGTATTGTTGTGGGGATTCTTTAGACTAGATGGAACCTGCAGCCTCTTCTGAGtctgaaattctgtgtttttCTCATGCCAATGCTGGGTGAAGAGGTGTTAGGAATGTTTCATTTAGACCCCTACTccattccaatcagtattaatcagatattttacataaatcataTATGGATAATTAGATAAGATAGTCCTTA is drawn from Dromiciops gliroides isolate mDroGli1 chromosome 2, mDroGli1.pri, whole genome shotgun sequence and contains these coding sequences:
- the SFR1 gene encoding swi5-dependent recombination DNA repair protein 1 homolog isoform X1 — its product is METESPKAPSLPAPPKACETVKLSQNPRSAKQLMSATLRERLKKTRSSFNSCHAVAKRLKVDTENNSTTSKEATSSTGESCSESLENCKNMEKSSEEDLSLKDCLKDVDDRSKPLVINTMPDNLPQMVSEGYNAGKQGLLEEKMKLLKQIQEKEELLRRLKLTKMYRSKNNLSQLQSLIKKWRNSSQLLLYELQSTLSVENKKLSLTQLIDNYGLEDQLLHYNRAEEEFTDF
- the SFR1 gene encoding swi5-dependent recombination DNA repair protein 1 homolog isoform X2 — translated: MSATLRERLKKTRSSFNSCHAVAKRLKVDTENNSTTSKEATSSTGESCSESLENCKNMEKSSEEDLSLKDCLKDVDDRSKPLVINTMPDNLPQMVSEGYNAGKQGLLEEKMKLLKQIQEKEELLRRLKLTKMYRSKNNLSQLQSLIKKWRNSSQLLLYELQSTLSVENKKLSLTQLIDNYGLEDQLLHYNRAEEEFTDF